A window from Streptomyces sp. NBC_00271 encodes these proteins:
- a CDS encoding fatty acid desaturase family protein → MTAIDPTAHLTAEQIEELGRELDAIRDEVIAGRGEKDAAYIRKVISAQRKLELVSRGVLLFSIFPPAWVIGTAGLSVAKIMDNMEIGHNILHGQWDWMRDPKIHSTTWEWDHVSPADQWKHSHNELHHTYTNVIGKDNDLGYGIMRVDEDQKWHPFHLGQPLWNFLNACFFEYGIAAYDLELGKNLHKRRRKNPEFRARAKAVGRKIRKQVLKDYVIHPLLSGPSFLTTLAATFTANLVRNIWSHSVIMCGHFPEGVQVFERRSIKGETRGQWYLRQMMGSANISGSRAMHFMTGNLSHQIEHHLFPDLPSNRYAEVAVKVRALFEKYELEYVTGPLPKQVFSAWHKVFRLSLPNKKPKVKTPDREQELVAA, encoded by the coding sequence TTGACCGCCATCGACCCCACCGCCCACCTGACCGCGGAGCAGATCGAGGAGCTCGGCCGCGAGCTGGACGCGATCCGCGACGAGGTGATCGCCGGCCGCGGCGAGAAAGACGCCGCCTACATCCGAAAGGTCATCTCGGCGCAGCGCAAGCTCGAACTGGTCAGCAGGGGCGTGCTGCTGTTCTCGATCTTCCCGCCCGCGTGGGTGATCGGCACCGCCGGTCTGTCCGTGGCGAAGATCATGGACAACATGGAGATCGGCCACAACATCCTGCACGGCCAGTGGGACTGGATGCGGGACCCGAAGATCCACTCCACCACCTGGGAGTGGGATCACGTCTCGCCGGCCGACCAGTGGAAGCACTCGCACAACGAGCTGCACCACACGTACACCAACGTGATCGGCAAGGACAACGACCTCGGCTACGGCATCATGCGCGTCGACGAGGACCAGAAGTGGCACCCCTTCCACCTCGGCCAGCCGCTGTGGAACTTCCTCAACGCCTGCTTCTTCGAGTACGGCATCGCAGCGTACGACCTGGAGCTCGGCAAGAACCTGCACAAGCGCCGCCGCAAGAACCCGGAGTTCCGCGCGCGGGCCAAGGCCGTGGGCCGCAAGATCCGCAAGCAGGTACTCAAGGACTACGTGATCCACCCGCTGCTGTCGGGCCCGTCGTTCCTCACCACGCTCGCCGCCACGTTCACCGCGAACCTGGTCCGCAACATCTGGTCCCACTCGGTGATCATGTGCGGGCACTTCCCCGAGGGCGTGCAGGTCTTCGAGCGCCGGTCGATCAAGGGCGAGACGCGCGGCCAGTGGTACCTGCGCCAGATGATGGGCTCGGCGAACATCAGCGGCAGCAGGGCCATGCACTTCATGACCGGCAACCTGTCGCACCAGATCGAGCACCACCTGTTCCCGGACCTGCCGAGCAACCGGTACGCCGAGGTCGCGGTGAAGGTGCGCGCGCTGTTCGAAAAGTACGAGCTGGAGTACGTCACCGGGCCGCTGCCCAAGCAGGTGTTCTCCGCGTGGCACAAGGTCTTCCGGCTCTCGCTGCCGAACAAGAAGCCCAAGGTCAAGACGCCGGACCGCGAGCAGGAGCTCGTCGCGGCCTGA
- a CDS encoding ferredoxin reductase — MTSTALRSRAWKLLEMVTTPLLPSDYLDLVSPLRAGADLRGRIEAVHPETGDAATIVIRPGRGWRGHTAGQYVRIGVDVDGVRLWRAYSLTSPTNRPDGRVTITVKAIPDGKVSNHLVRRAKPGTLIQLDQATGDFVLPQAKPAKVLYLTAGSGITPVMGMLRDTEFDDVVMVHCAPQPQDVIFRSELHDLVTDKKLRLTEVHTDTDGMLDIARLDELVPDWAERETWACGPAGLLDAAEEHWTQHGVHERLHTERFRPSIVVTGDGGEVTFSATGKRVDADGATPLLDIGEEAGVLMPSGCRMGICFGCVSPLKAGAVRDLRTGEITEAEPGVLIQTCVSAAAGPCDIER; from the coding sequence ATGACGAGCACAGCCCTCCGCAGCAGGGCGTGGAAACTGCTGGAGATGGTCACGACGCCGCTGCTGCCGTCGGACTACCTCGACCTGGTCAGCCCGCTGCGTGCGGGCGCCGACCTGCGCGGGCGCATCGAGGCCGTACACCCCGAGACGGGTGACGCCGCGACCATCGTGATCAGGCCGGGACGGGGCTGGCGCGGCCACACAGCCGGTCAGTACGTGCGGATCGGGGTCGACGTCGACGGGGTGCGCCTGTGGCGTGCCTACTCCCTCACCTCGCCGACCAACCGCCCAGACGGCCGCGTCACGATCACCGTGAAGGCGATCCCGGACGGCAAGGTCAGCAACCACCTGGTCCGCAGGGCGAAACCGGGCACGCTGATCCAACTCGACCAGGCGACCGGTGACTTCGTGCTGCCGCAGGCCAAGCCCGCCAAGGTGCTCTACCTGACGGCCGGCAGCGGCATCACGCCCGTGATGGGCATGCTGCGCGACACCGAGTTCGACGACGTCGTCATGGTCCACTGCGCGCCACAGCCGCAAGACGTGATCTTCCGCAGCGAACTGCACGACCTGGTCACGGACAAGAAGCTGCGGCTCACCGAGGTGCACACCGACACAGACGGCATGCTCGACATCGCCCGTCTCGACGAACTCGTGCCCGACTGGGCCGAGCGCGAGACCTGGGCCTGCGGGCCAGCGGGCCTGCTCGACGCCGCCGAAGAGCACTGGACCCAGCACGGCGTACACGAGCGCCTGCACACCGAACGCTTCCGCCCCAGCATCGTCGTCACCGGCGACGGCGGCGAGGTCACGTTCAGCGCCACCGGCAAGAGGGTCGACGCGGACGGCGCCACGCCGTTGCTGGACATCGGCGAGGAGGCCGGCGTGCTCATGCCCTCCGGGTGCCGCATGGGCATCTGCTTCGGCTGCGTCTCGCCGCTCAAGGCGGGCGCCGTCCGCGACCTGCGCACCGGCGAGATCACCGAGGCCGAGCCGGGCGTCCTCATCCAGACCTGCGTGTCCGCCGCCGCGGGCCCCTGCGACATCGAACGGTAG